Genomic DNA from Coffea arabica cultivar ET-39 chromosome 7e, Coffea Arabica ET-39 HiFi, whole genome shotgun sequence:
TCCGTAAGCCTTCTGCCCTCTTTAGAGGCCTCCATCTCAGATTGGCTAACCATATATCGAGGTACTAGCAGCCAAATAAGAGAAACACGAGTCGATCAGATGTATATTTCACTTAGCACAACCACACATGAGAAAATGCATTGACAAATACTCAATCTGTGAGATGTGTAAACTGATGCATCAATTAAAACAGGCGACTAAGCTAGTGGCACTAAAGCATAGAATTCTCACATCAACATGAGcccatcaaaaaaaaaatgcgcTAACTCAAAACTCCACCCACAGAAGTGAATTGAATCAAGATTAGTGGCACATAACATGCATAAGGGGGTCAACTGCAGCCTAAATGACACCACAATTTTGCATACCTACATGCAGCTTCAAAATGGGGGAAAAAACCATCCAGTGGAAAACAATGTATCCTCAGAATTCAAAGCATTCAAAGAGAAGAAATGTTCAACAGAAATCAGCTAAAAGAAAATCAAACACGCATGAATATCACGATGCTTGTGAATTCTACAAATCTACTTCATtccaaacaacaacaaaaatttgATGTCTCCTAATAAATCAAAGATGTCAAGAACTAAGAACTGCACTTTCCTCGTCACTAATGCTAAAAAATTAGTGCATTCAAAAGCAAagaatttttatcttttcaactatagaattaaaaaaaaaattaaccagTAAATGGCACCAACAAAGAACAAAGGGCACCTATAGTTCAGACCTTGGAACATAAACGAAatgtaattaagtcctaaaccTGTGAAAAAGATCACAACATTTAACCGAGAATTTGAACATTTCAAGTAAAAGGATTGCATAAAAATTGAATCGTTTTGGTGTAATACCATGGGGAAGGGAACGGCTGATGCCGACGCAAAGAGGGTTGCGAGAATTGGatttaaaagttgaagaataATACAGACAGCCCTTGCAAGATTTCCCCTTGTTCACACTAATTTTATCCTCCGATGATGGTGAGGAGGCGGAGGAGGAGGCTGGGGCAGCATCTTCTTTATCTGTTTCATTTTGATGGCAATTCTTGTTGCTGTTGTCGAGGGGAGAGTAATCTCCCCGGCTACCGCTTCCGGCCTCGGCGGTCATCTTATCCTCCTGACCCGCCACAATCCTCTCCAGCTCCGCTTCCTCACCCATCAaccttttttgcttttttttttccgtctaTCTGCTTCTTTTGTACAACTCTTTTGTCAATTGCAATTTGTGAACTGGGACTCTGGGGAAGGACGACGAAAGAGCTCGAGGGCGAGGCTCAGCGCTAGAAAACGAATCGAATGATCGATTACTCGATTTCTTTATAGACAATAAGGTTTGTACCTCTGGAAGTTGATGGTTGTaccaaaaatctgaaaaaaaaaaatgaagaagaaattaggCATATTGCGCTATCAGTAATTCGGAATGTAACTATTAATGGTACCCCccgccccccaaaaaaaaaaattgggctcgattttctttttgtataATCGATTACTCCATCTTTAGCAAAGATGGTTTCCATGATTGATTCTCATTGGCGGAAGAACTAGTTTTGCATTATTTTTGAAATTCCTTCTTCCTCCTCCGTACCTAAGAACTTCTACGTTGTCGATTGTAATTCACAATGCGGATAGTTTCATAGtgtaaattttctttttaacaagAAGTAactctttcaaaatttttgccATGTCTTTCCAAATATAACTATTACCATGATGATGGTTATCGGAATTAATCCCTCCAAAAATGCCTCTTCTTCAGATTACCTATCTATATGTTTAATTGAATCAATCCACCCTCTACAATGTTATTAATTGTTTTAATTAGATACAATTGGGTTGAGCATTCTAATTTCAGGCTGAATTTGGCATATGATGATTCCGTAAATTGATGTGCAAAGTaggaagttttgattttttttttttttttttttttttgacaatagCAAAATAGAAAGCTGGGTTTTTGAGAGAAATAGAGGCTTCATTTAACACCTTGGATCTAAATAAAGGGCTTGATTAATTTATGAACCGAGTTTGTATCTTATTAAGTTTACCCAATTAAAACTCAAATCAAAAAATTTCGTAAAAGGACTGTGGCATTTCCCAAgacaagagaggaaaaagaaaacttacagcataaaagaaaaaagaaatgaaaaaatgtGTTCGGTTATTATTTACGAGAGAGAAACAGTTTATCGTGAGATGTACTAATAATAACAGGCAACCCACTACTCTGAGGTCCATTTTGCAAAACTGCAGATTGTAGCTACCAATTTATACATTCACaactttgacttttgactgtCCCTATCAACACTTTCGTTTTTCCCAGTTTAAACAATGTACGAGCAGGTCCCAAGTTTCCCTGCCTCAGATTCGTCCCTCCCTCTCACTCATTCTTCATTATTTTGATGCATTCAACACCTAAAGCACTGGAAGGCCTCCAATCTTATTAAGAACCGATTTCGATCAAAACTACCGCTACGTTTTCACAACAGCACGATTGAGGACGGGATAGGGGGTGTCCAATTCAAGTTGTTCTATAATTTGTGGAGTAGCCCATAGGTAGGAAGAGTGCCCATCAATGAGTTCAGTGACATCAACCtgtcgagagagagagagattagaGGACAAGGTAAAGAATAAAACGTTGTCTTATCAATGAGCGTGAGTATATATATAAAGCATTTGAGGGTGAATAAAGGCTTGCATTCTCAACTCCTGGAACATCAACCGGCTGAATTCCTGCTAACCCTTGAGTGAGAAGGCTGTTCAAAAACACAAAACGGGAGTCATTGAAATTTTAAAGAGCCCAAGTAGTAGAGGAACAATGAAAACAAGAAGAGCAGACTGATATGAGTATCAAGACTGCCATCAATAGAATCATGGAAAGACCACATATAACATATTCAACTACAAGCATCCAATCATTCCCAGAGTCAATTCAGGATTTCAATACGGGTGGCTTGGTTTAGCAGCATACCTAGCTCGAAATGCAATTCCAAGCATCCAATCATTTGTAGAATAAGCGTTCACAAATCTTCCAGCCACCACCTACAAAATAGCCAAAGAGAACATTGAAAAGCGACAAGATAGGCAATTGGAAGTATGTAACAAAACTGAACATTGCCAAACTACTGGTACCTTTCTTGCAGCCTCCCAATTAACATCTTTAATTGCAAGTGGTGCCCCAAGAAGAATAACTCGTTCAACCAGTCCAGCTGCCAAAATCCAAGAGCAGCATCACAATCAAATGAACTAAAGGCTAGAGATAGTACCTCTTAGCCACTACTAATTACCACTAGTATCTTTTTCAGCCAACGTCTGGAGGCATTTGAAAATAACTCTTGCTGCAAGCGAGAATCCTACAAGGGTCACAGGCCTGAAATATTCAAAAGAGCAACCGAAGCACAGGACAAAATTACACAGTTATCAAACTTTCAAGGTGATGAAATAGTAATAAGCCAATTTTGTTCAAGTAGTTTACCTATTTCCTTGCAATCCATTAAGCAACACTTCTGCAAGTAGTGTTCCCGCCTTATCTGATCTACAGATTCCAATCAGTAAGAAATTATTGCAAGCCACAAGGAATTGATTGAAATGAGTTAGATGGCATGCCACAGAAATTTAGTGTTAATCAGAAAGTGAACAGTGCTTATGACTTACTTGGCATGATTCACTAAACTTAACCTCAAAAGATATAATCCACAAGGTCCACTTTTCTTGAGGATGTGAACCCAACCCATCCAGAACCCAACAGTAGTAGCGTAATATGCCAGTTACTAGCATTTAAATTTCcacaaggaaaaataaaaagaacttCAAcaatcaaaaaggaaaaagcatgGAACTGCAAATTTGTTTATGACAGATGAAACATTTTTGCCTAATTTAAATCATCCCATTAGATATGGCGTCAGATGTTCCCGATCTTACACAGTAGGGTAAACAGTAAAAGCTTCCTCAGACACAACTTGCACGCAAAAGACATCTAAAACAGTTTCTCCCAGGGATTTACATTTTCTCGACAAGTACCAGTCCATTGACAAGTAATACCTGTCCAAAGCAATCGTCCACTTGCTGTCAATAAAATTAGTAGCAGCAAGTAAAGTTGCTGGCCAAGCCAATGCCGCTACAAGTGAACTTAACACAGTCAACATAGCCCCCTGCCTCATCAATTCAGTAGaaatttctagaaaaaaatAGTATTGATATCAATCAGTAATGATTTATCGTCatgctaataaaaaaataatgacGAGTAAAAGTTACGTCTATGAAAATGCTTACTTGAAGTAAGCCAATCCTGAATTGCTGTGCTCACTGCAAGTAAATGTTTAGACTCCCACTGCAGCGCATACCTGGAGAAAAAAATCATGAGTGTGGAAGTATAAAGGGAACCGCCTATTGAATAGCAAATCACAATGCTTTAAACAAACACTCAAATTCAGAGTTATGGGTATGAGATATGGGAATATTATTTCCCTGGTTTATTTGCttgatttctggaatttgaCTAAATAGTAttcaatttctggaatttgattAAATACTAGTCAATTTCTTTATGACAAATCATCTTTGGATAGTGTACCACAGGCCAAAAAACCTATCAACGAAAAGACTACAGTAAAATACGTGCTAAAAATTTATAGAATTTAAATGTGCAATATTGGAGATGGTGTACCTTTCCAAGTTACCATCTATTCCTTCCCAAGGTTTTACAAAATCTTCCTCCTCACACACAAATCCAGATATCAAGATCTCAACCGCCAGCCTCTGAAACTCACATCAAGAGGAGAAAAACATGAGACATGAATCACCAAGAACAAATTGAATGCTTCCAGATGATGACAGAACTTTTCAGTTAATAAGACAACAGTTAAATAGCAGAAAGGACACAAAAGATACTGGCCAAATATGCCTGAGGGACTCACCCCTTGGTTATGGTTTTGTCCAATAGCTTTGAACTCAAACTCATCCACATCTCCCATTCTCCTGGCCATTTTGGTCCCAGTAAGTCCAGCTCCAGCAGCTGCATTTTGACAAACCATCAGTTAGAACATTTTGAAAATTAAACAAAGAGGAAAGGGTGAAATGAGAGATTCCTCTTCAGTTTATGGGATGGAAAACGTCATATTTTTTGGCGTCCTTCATGAAGCAGAATACTCATTCATAGCTTTTGGATTAAACCTGAATTAGTATGGAAAAAGGATATTAAAAACAAATCTCAATAGAAGTTCTGATAAACAGTCGTGCATTTACCGCCAAATGAAGCAGCAACAGCAACAGATCCTGCAACACCTCCTGCAGCACTTGCAACTGCAGCAAACCCACTTGCTCCAATCACCGGGACAAGGGTCCCTAATGTCGGTGCTAAAGCACTAAATCCTGCAGCAATTGCTGGAGCAGCTAAACCTGTTGAAGAATCAATAACAAGCAGAGACGTCAAGGTCATTGTTTCAGAACTTCAAACAAAACTAGTTCCAGATACAAAAATGAACAAACTAGTTCATTGGCCAAGTTAGGATATAACATGGACTCAGAATGGCAAATATCATACCACCAGTGATTGCCATCAATGTCCCTCCAGTTAATGCAGCAGCACCAATGATACCTCCTCGTTTCCACTTAGACCAGGAGCTTTGTGGGGATTGTTTCTCTTCCTTTGATTCTTCATCTTTTAATAGAGCCATTGCAGAACAAGCAATCATAGTTTCAATTGCTTCCTGCAATTACATGTTTTCTAAGTGAAGTCAAATATGGAATACAGAGCGTAGTTTTTAAGTAGTTTTATATTACCTGATAGAACATAAAAAAAACAAGTTACTTGTTAAAAGCACAggcaaagagaaagaaaggtCAATCATCTAAACTACAAATAAAGTCCCTCTACTAAATTCATTTCATCTGCTAGAAAGTAAACATAGCAAAAATTTATATTTCATACATATTTCTCATGCATGAGTTCCcagtaagaaaaagaaaaattaccaAATATTAGCACTCAAATGGTATGTAAAGGCCATTTCCCAGTATAGTGGCAACAATAGAAATACTAAGCATACCATTTTAACCCACTTTATGTCAAACCAAGTTGCCAGCAACCTCAAAGCCACACGGTGCCGGGCATCATAGCCCCTTCTTCGTCCTTTGACTTTCTTACTGTCTTCAGGAGTGTCAGCCAAACAAGCTGAGAGAAGCTCATAGAGAACTGCCACTTTCTTTGTGTGGTCAAGCATTGTTAACTCCTCCGAGGGTTTGTCATCAAATTCACCAGTTGACTCGACACGTATGTCTTCAATGGtggatggcttaccacccatctcCTGCTGATTTTCAGCAGTAGAAAACTTCTCCCGACGTTCACTCTCGTACTCACGTCGCTTCTCCTTTTTAGACTCGTAATCAACAGGACTGCTCTCGAAACTTGATGCCATTGCATCCACACCTCTTGACAAAGCGAGCTCCTTATCAGCTGCTTCCGAAGATCTATCACCCGTTTCCTCAGAAAGCAGCCTCAAAAACTAATGGCACAAGAttgaataattaattcataatcaCGATGTGAATCAATATACTTAAGCAAGTAATGACTAAAACTTTcttaaattttccaaaaaaacaaaaatgtagAAATTGAAGAGATAACAGAACTAACCGCGCCAACGTGATGTTTAACGGGTGTACAAGCAGAAGTTTCCTCGAGTCCTGACCATGCTTTATTATCTAAGTCCAGATACCTATTCAGCTCGCATCAGTTATAAAAATGACTAATCCCAGTCCGGATAATCTTACATAAAATGTAGTCACAAGCGGGTCTAAATCTTCGCAACAGCATCTAACCATTGCAGCATTAAGTTAACAAATAGGAAACAAATAACATTTCTAGATGGCGCGCGCATATGTTCCGTAAATGgatcaattaaatatttaaaaagagAGGGAAAGCACGGTACTTGAAGATGGGGCGGAGGAGGTGGGAGGACTGATGGACCCAAAGCTGAGGATCGTCGGCGACAGAAT
This window encodes:
- the LOC113702388 gene encoding uncharacterized protein, whose amino-acid sequence is MGEEAELERIVAGQEDKMTAEAGSGSRGDYSPLDNSNKNCHQNETDKEDAAPASSSASSPSSEDKISVNKGKSCKGCLYYSSTFKSNSRNPLCVGISRSLPHVPRYMVSQSEMEASKEGRRLTDFRYACVGYSVYPDRKDHPRDIKEGETELPVCVGIEVLVDRRVTNAGTTPAHVHNKEDGAGIPQPRPRKPAQPAGDEFLTRFTRNANLVAMGVVKNMRKVGNRIKESVDDILYPYRRRPK
- the LOC113702493 gene encoding uncharacterized protein, with amino-acid sequence MSSSSSSSSSSMLSPTQRYAAGALFGLALHQSQILQTSQLGSNDDDAGPTHDRTSSGSSSSDSVADDPQLWVHQSSHLLRPIFKYLDLDNKAWSGLEETSACTPVKHHVGAFLRLLSEETGDRSSEAADKELALSRGVDAMASSFESSPVDYESKKEKRREYESERREKFSTAENQQEMGGKPSTIEDIRVESTGEFDDKPSEELTMLDHTKKVAVLYELLSACLADTPEDSKKVKGRRRGYDARHRVALRLLATWFDIKWVKMEAIETMIACSAMALLKDEESKEEKQSPQSSWSKWKRGGIIGAAALTGGTLMAITGGLAAPAIAAGFSALAPTLGTLVPVIGASGFAAVASAAGGVAGSVAVAASFGAAGAGLTGTKMARRMGDVDEFEFKAIGQNHNQGRLAVEILISGFVCEEEDFVKPWEGIDGNLERYALQWESKHLLAVSTAIQDWLTSKISTELMRQGAMLTVLSSLVAALAWPATLLAATNFIDSKWTIALDRSDKAGTLLAEVLLNGLQGNRPVTLVGFSLAARVIFKCLQTLAEKDTSAGLVERVILLGAPLAIKDVNWEAARKVVAGRFVNAYSTNDWMLGIAFRASLLTQGLAGIQPVDVPGVENVDVTELIDGHSSYLWATPQIIEQLELDTPYPVLNRAVVKT